From Ptychodera flava strain L36383 chromosome 9, AS_Pfla_20210202, whole genome shotgun sequence:
ATCCGTATCTTACCTGTAAGCacttattttgataatttatgttcCTCTCTTTTTTCtcatcttcaattttttttcccctcaGTCTGCAGCAATTTGCAGAGACCAACCATGACATCCCGGAAAAGACCATATGGAACATATTGATTGATCTATTAGAGGTGGGTTGTCATCTTGTTGGAGTATGAATCAAGCAGAGTCACACAGACGTGATCTGCCATTGATGTCAGTGTAACCTTTCCAAAGGCAGTGACAACAATGCCAGGGTTCATTGGCCATACCAAGAACTTATGGTTTCAAGCATGAGATTTCATTTGACATTCAGATTCCTAGAAGGGAACTGTACATGTTGAGCAACTTTTGGCATATCATATCAATACTGCTATCATTGTCTCTTAAACTGTCACAATACATTATGATATTTTCACAAGGAACATCACTCTTTTaacgaaaaacaaaaaaattacttttcctAAATTTACCATAATTGTCAAATCTCCATCCACTTTTAAGTAAGATTTAAAGTTCTCCTCAATCACATTGCGTTGTATCTGCATATTACTTGGAGCAGCATCTGGTGGTGAAAGCCAAAGTCCTCTGTCCCTGGTTCTTGTATTGGTTCATGTTGACATTGACTATTTACATGGTGTTTCATCATCTACAGCTCTCCCTTGAAAGTTTAATCAAGTTAATTGTTTTGAGTTTAACCTGATAAACAACCCGTGACTCTGAGGGAAATTATTTGGATGGTTTTATCAAAGGAGGAATGAGAATAATATTATATCTGTCATTTGGTGTGTTAATACCTACAGTAGTGTGTGATTTATCATACAATTCTCATTGAAATGGTCATTTTGACTCTCATACTCTGTACATATGCAACTTTCTTaattataaacaatgtatttattCCAAAATACTTTGTACTTATAGCTGCAAGTCAAAACAGTTTGAAATTCTCAAGTTAAAGGGAATAATACCAACATCACGATTTATTAGTTTTCAATGCTATCCCCTGTACAATGAGCACCATGCACACTGGTCCTGTGGTCCTGATGGTTCAGTACAATCTCTGATGTGATTTTTTGAATGCATTTTTTGAATGCAATGGCAAAAACCAGACAGATCCGTTTTACAGTCAGATAATCCTGTAAAATTGCCATATTTCACAAGGAATACATAAAACTTGCTTTGTTGTGGAAAGATGGTCTATGCAGTGACTTTGCCTATATGCTTTGCCCCTATGCCTTGCTCCTCCCAGGAAATAATACTGTCACTGTTTGTCTTTTTATGTCCTCTACAGGGTGTAAAGCATCTTCATGATCATAATTTGATCCATATGGACATCAAACCTGCCAATGTTTTCATCTCCATTGATGGAGTCTATAAGCTGGGAGATTTCGGTCTGGTGCTAGATATTGAAATGGTATGTAGGATTGGTTGATGATATAGCCACCTTAAACCCTTGCCCTACCAAGGTCATATTCCACCTAAAGGTCAGGCTGTTCAAAACCAGTAAAGTGTAACATGTTCCATatgatgcattttaacaaaaaacttGTACATTTGAAGACCCTTGCATACCTAGGTTCTGTGAACATGGTTTTCATTGACTAAAACCTGCGGTGACATACCATATCAAGTTCgtgaaaatacatgtaggtaTGGCCCAATACTCCTGTTGACTAACTGGTCAGTTATAGAAGTGTCAGGCTTTGCAGGATAAGGATTAATACTAAGGAAATTCTGAAatactattttaaaattttgaaattgaacagacagtacacacacatgtatTACATGCAGATTACAATCATCAGCAGACTTAGAAAAACACCGCAaagaatgtttgtgttgttctCAATTCAGAACTCCAGCtcctgaacaatttttactcaACACATTGAATTCAGTGGAATTTTTTGAATCAATGAACAGGATTTTCAATGGTAGTTTAATTATACATGTTTTATTCCATACTGAATCCAGGGAGATTTGTCCGAGGCCCAGGAGGGAGATCCCAAGTATCTGGCCCCGGAGTTACTCCGTGGAAAATTTGGAAAACCTGCTGATGTTTTCAGGTGAGTTTATCAATGGTGAGGATCTGTTTTGCTGCATGTCTATTGACACTCACCATGACTAGCTCTGCTTAGGTTTGGGAAAGTGATTTGGAAACTACACAAAAATTATCTGCTGTGTACAGTTTCTCAGTTCCAAGTTGACAAAATAAAGACTTGGACACTACAGCAGTTGCACATGACTGCTGTCATAAAAAAACTTTCCCAGTTGTATTCTACAGCAAATGACTAAAGtatgattattttgtattgcagTCTTGGCATTTCTGTTTTAGAATTGGCCTGTGATCTTGAACTTCCCAAAGGAGGGGATCCATGGCACCAGTTACGAAACGGAAATATACCCTCACAATTTACACATGGTAAGTCTTACAGCGTGAATTTGCTAACAATAGCATTCCTATTATCAGGTGCACTTTTACAGATTTTCTGTCTATAGACAATTTTACAATGATGTCTGTAAacaatttcatatattttctgTCTGTAGACAATTACTGACATGTCTAGTAGCAAATCACAGGATTTGATGAAAACTTTCACATCTTCATAATCGCTGCATCAGTGTCCTAGTAACAGCTgagttttctttcatttcttttcttCAACAAAACACCTGACCTTTTCGTCTTTGCGCACACAAAATCAGCTATTTCAGCAATATATTGTAATAATTTTACCTGCTAGGTTAGGCTCTACACAGGTGTCTTGCCGTTGAGTCAAAGTACCAGTTTAGACATATCCCATATTAAAGTCATTACATTCTCTCCAACAATCAATTGTACCATTTCAACTTATTGATATACTTTTAATCAATCACTGTAAAGGTATCAACCCATTGAGTGCCATAATTTTTCcttccaaaattttagtgcaacattctggaaatttttatgaattttttctgtatatattttatagttttggaatgatttgacatgatttgcagttttttatcatagtgaaaaacattgtttggtttttattttacaaaggtgacagaaattgacctcggcactcaaagggttaatgatagTTTGAAACAGATATTCATGACTTCTTCAAACAAATTTTTTCCAGGTCTTCAAACTAATATACACCAGGTAACTCTTTGAAGTAATATGTTGCTTACTCATAGCCTTTGTATGACATCTAATTATCTATTTGCCTAAAGTAAACATATTTAAGTCTTCCATTTTCCATCATCTTGTACAGTCGTTGCCCTTTATGCACTGACCCAGTTCTCACCGCTTCACCCCTCATTCTCATGCTTTCAGATCTGTCAGATGATCTTTGCAATGTCATTTACACAATGATGGAACCTGACCACAACCACAGGCTTAGCCTGGATCAGGTCCTTGCCATGCCGGTCGTCAAGCGGCAGAGGAGGCGGCGGAGGAGGGAGCTGAGGCTGCACAAAATGTGGAGCAAGTTACTAGCCGTGTACCATCTACTGTACACCCTGTTGCACACTGCCTGGCTTACAATGGCGTACCCTGTCAAGATGGTGCGGAAGAAACGGAGGGGCAAGTCGGAGCTCCCCGATATCACGCCAAGGAGTCAGAGGAGACACCCGTCTGAGTGGGACAATAGCTTTTCAGATGGTGAGTTTACTGCACCTTGTGATTTTTGTAACAGCTCATACCAATCAGGACCAACACATGAGGACATGCCTTTGTGTTTGATTTGACCATAATTAACTCTTCATTCTATTTTCCATATCAAGGCTTATGTTCAGATGCGGTGATGCtgaaaaattgaataaatacaGATTCAGACGGCATCCAAGCTGTTGCAATTCTTTAAAGTAAATATTTCCCTTCCCTTTCAGATGATTGCTTTTCTGATGAAGTGAGTCTTACAAACAATTCCATTGGTATACCCATCATGAACAGTTCAACATCCAGTGAAGATGACTcgatgaaattcagaatgacCAATCCCTCGCCAAGGTTAGTACTCTAAACCTTTGTGTAGCAAATAAtgaccaatttacataacaatgtataatttacattttcttttgttgtgaaaatgtgttcTATTGTATGGTTATTAACATGTGAATATGCTTAAAAAAACAGAGGGTGATCCTCCGGTCAAGACTCCCTTATGGAGAATTTTGCTTTCTACTTCAGATGGTATTgccatatttcagtgaaatgtgTCACTGggataaatttcacaaaatactTCCAAGAAAACAAACTGATACAATATGTTCAACATGAACACTTATTATGATATGATATACAAGATTGTACATTTCTccataaaacaaatgacaatgtaATGAATCATGATTTTCTTCAGTTCTTTCTGTAAACTGTTGCCAGGGTAAAGGAACATATTCACTTCTTTCTCCCTTGAGAAGACAAAATAATCCATTtcatgaacaaatatttcttgtGTGTCCGTCTTTGTAGGATCACCTGTGTCTCAACGCCACTTTCAACTGATCATAAGTACTCTCCCATTCCCAGAAGTTCTTCCCCCGTATCAACTTTTATCAGTTCCAAAATTGGCAGGTAAGATGATGGTTTCATTGAAATTCTGTGGTCTCCATGTCTCTAGAGGGGTATAGTCATCTTTTGTGTGCCCGCATGCGCTTGAGCCTTTTTGACTTCTATTTTTGCCATGTGCAGTTTAATTAACATATTTGCCAATTCCAGATTCCTCACCACAActgaataattttgttttggtaTCACTGAAGTCCTTACAGAACAAGCTAATATTGAAAGAAATAACCGTATACCCAATAGCCTATATGTGAATGTccactttaaaggtatactgtcacctgttccaagtttgccacagttaccatggaaagagaaaatctaaccaatcatagattttaagcgggtggccactttttaaaaacagtgccctcacatgggcattttgaataccaaggaatgcccctttgacaatatatgggcatatttagattataggtgactgtatacctttaaagtgaCTTACTGTACTGTCATGTAACTTCAAGAGTTGCCATTCGTTGCTTCACAACATGTGCGAAGTGTAAGAATGCAATATAATTGCTTTTAAGTGGACATATTTATGTTTGATACACTTTCCATCACCAGGTACACACCGCAGAACAGTCCCAGCATCAGTTTTGTCTCCACTAACTCATACACGCCAAGTAGTAGCAGTCGCAACAACAGTTTGCTTGACAGCGATGACATATCCTTCAAACCGGGAATTGAACCCAAGAATTTGATGGAGGTAAGGCACTAGATTGGAGAGAAAACTGTCACTACAGCTTTTTCTTAGCTTAACCATTCCACTGCACACCTCATGGACAGATATTCCGatactcaaacttttacaattcttttctgatctaccttttgtgggagttcatttaaaagctctttgtgtaagaaaacttttgactgtcttaaattttcgaaaatcccaaattttaattttctccatagagttaacacagagatggtggccattttgaatttcaaatatctgtaaatcttgagtaatttgtttctctagtaccaaaatttcttgattttgaaagactgtTAAACTattccctgaggaaagtttgagcaaaagttgaaatctttcactttccagatgcatactaccttaaagtggctctcccacttggtaacatttttaaaacacatttttttaatgccaacggtcgatattttaCGTTGCGACTGTGCGCGGattgcgagatatcgataaaagcatgtcctcaaaaaagtaaaagtttgaattccggtggcccacctaaattcagcttccgaacatcaaACATCAAGTTCAGCACTGGGGCCATTgccaactaagctatggagtacgagtctacgctgacgctgctgtgcGCCATAGTACCACTCGTGTCGGTGATCGGCCATGCCCCGCAGGAGAAAGCCGAGtgttactgactcggcaaaaaaaacaaaaagaaagtttgctgattccaccagaatttgcATAGGTGACCAGTAAAGCTGCTGGGAAAACTATTGGGAGTGCCTTAGCATTCTTACCCATAGAGATTTTGCGAAGCACTTATTAGACAGGTTAGTTCTGTTAACCTACCGAGTCACAGCGTATGAGTTGAATTCGACCACCATTTTTGTGGGGTTTTTTAACAGCTCGGATTCTGACcatcatttttataatatttttgtcaacgTTCATTATTTTTCATGGATTGACCGTATTTGTTGCACCCGACTTGGCAGAAGACCAAGAACTGAAACTGATGTAAATGTACATCGTGAGCGGTAGGCCCTATGTAAATTCTTCGTGCACAGGCTTTATTCAATTCGTAAACCAAACTCAATGTATAATTTTTTCCGAGTGTTTATCAATCTTCTGGGGGAAAATTTAGATAAAGTATCGGACAACACGGTTAATAAGTGTCAGGAATCGTAGTTTATCGTACATGTCCAAATCTATTGCCGAGGTGGTCGATGCACCCGTCTTGCCGCGACCGGCCCGGGCTACATTCACCCATTGATAATCGATGCATCGATGGTTCGTGACTCAATTCTGGTCACATACAGATTTCTACAGGAAAGCTGTCTAAATATTTAGAATACATTTGACTTGATAAAAACCAACATTTCATCATGGAAACAGCCTGGCTAATCACCGTCGGCACATCTAAGTATAACATATCTTTGCCTTACTAAGAGCGCACGGCATGTACTGATAGCCAACTCGAGTcaacaatgcaatacaatacagcGCCGATGGACATTGACgggatttcaacattttgaaactgaatatggcAAGAACTACCTCAACACAGTAGGAGATGATATCATTGATATAAATCTGAACTGTACATTTTCTTCCATAGTCaaattggaaacatttttaCGAAACGGAACTTAGTTTCGGCTGACAGGCTGTCTCAGcactggcagacgacaaaatgtagtaaaATCAGAGAAGGTGAATATTtggtggtattggttaaaaaatatTGTCGTTTTCAATATTCTCAACTGATTGAGCAtattgaaaacgacaaaaactaaggagttaggagaagtttaaaaaacttacctgaggtaaagcatagaccctcgagaaaaagtttttctcgagggtatatgggtaaaggcataatgctgtatataaagtcttcacagtgggaggtaaattattgtgtcgttcgaacttattatgtaCTCCCTAGGATATCATCAAGCAGCATAACAACAAACCgtgggatttcgggtcataatcagaaatgatcgtaaaacttcgggatgtgaaaaatacgctcgggaaatgacatgtttttattgatatctcacaatccgcgcgcagtcgccacgtcaaatatcgacagttggcattaaaaagatgtgttttaaaaatgttaccaaatgggagtgccactttaaattCACTTTTCTTCCCTTTACCTTTCAAATCTAACGTTGAAACAGTTACAAGAATAAAGATTGACTGCacacaaaattgtaaaatctCATATTCTACCATCAATGTAATGAGGCtagaattatcaaaatttatctTCATTCCACCTGATCATATCATTTCCTCATCTACCAAGTCAGTAAAAGACCATTCATGAACCAAACTCAGGAATCTCTACTTGGAATCTTGAGGGGGTGGGCCCACCCCTGTTTTGGAgtaatctattcatatgttaataaccatacgaaagaaaatatttttcacaacaaaagtatATGTAGAgtatgtattgttatgtaaattggccacCCCTCTGattttccaagctgtggagaacacttaCACCTGTTGGTATTTCCAAATACTTGGCTTGTATTGGTATGATATACAAGGCCTAGTCGATGAAAATCATGTTGACAGTATCTCTGTTTTcaagggccttcaaatgttcaagtctttgttaaaatgcaacatataggacatgttatgcctcactggttttaaccctttcacccccatggtttggtccaaacccattgttatcaatggtgactgtggacctgtgtacagggaattgggggtgaacaaaCTTGACTTGATGGTGACtgatgaacttggcaggatgaACATTAGAAATGCTCAGCAGTATTATATTTACAGGGTTCATACTCTCCTTGAAAGCCCTTGAATTTTGGAGCTTCCTGCAAaagtctttgaatatgatattgagtcctggaaaattgataatccacccacaattttcaaaaatgaaaattatcagtcatgatattgtaaaaatgataatGTAAAATGAGATATAAAAGATAATTTGTAAAGAAGATACCTGAAAAATGATGTTTTGACTgcaaaaagtccttgaaaattactggaaatgtccttgaaagtccttgaatttgaaGTCTTTGCATGTAATGACCCTGAAATTACATTATCTCATTAATTTTGAGAGGACTTTGCTGACCTTGAATCTATGGTACTTTAAAGGTATAGAGTctcctgtaatctaaatatgcccatatatggtcaaaagaacgttccttggtattcgaaacacccatgtgagggcgctgtttttaaaaagcggccacccgcttaaaatctgtgattggttagattttctctttccatggtaactgtggcaaaattggaacaggtgacagtatacctttaacactgCCTTTATCTTTGTGTTCAGGCAACCTATATTTTGTCATCCTCAGTAAAAAAAATCTATGGTTCTCTCTGACAGGTTTTTGAAGAGGCAGCCCTCTCAGACTCTGAATGACCATGACAAAAGTTTCTAAGATATTGTAAGATGGAACAAAATATATCCCACATTTTTATcatgtttgaaatttaatttacgCGACATAATTGTTTATTTAATATGTGCTTTAGTGAGATATATTATAATTGAGAGTTTGAAAGAAGTTACTCACTAAATGTTACAGCAgtaatgtttttttgtttgaaaagggTTGTCAGTTAATGATAATTGAATATATGGACTGTTTATGCTGTTATTTTGTTGTACTTTTGGCAAAAGTTTTGTAATATTAGATACGCAAAAAgtaaaatacatatttaatGGCTTATTTTATCACTTATTCTCATAGAGAACACTATGATGGAATGTTTGTTTTCAAGtctatttgtaaatttttgagtcGCAAATTCAACTGTTGAATTCATTTCACAGTACACTAATAGATGTAaaaatttgttattttgatgttttgatgcGAGTTGCATCTGTGGAGAAATTAATGAAGTgattcattttgattttattttttaactcCAATGTACTTGTAATTATTAATTTTTCCATGATACATGGGAACACAAAATCACTTTAAAATAGTTCACGGCATCAGTGAACTTGACATTTCTATAATCATGTCATTATCATGCAGAGTTCATGTGTAGATAAATACTGAACTGTGTCTGTATTACAGGTAGTCCACCTGTAAATAACTGAGAAGTCTGTCAAATGATCAGTCTTAAAGTGGCTAAAGTAGCCTCTTATGGTATGAATACTCAAAAATACAAGATTTATTCCAAGTATATCTTGTCACATCTAAACCGATGTGCTTGTACGTAACTAAAAATTAGATTGGTTAACAAATGTTAGTGTTTTCTTAATGATGTTGACAGTATACATCCATCAtccatttttcatatttaataattttatcATTACGTGTCCTGAAGCATTGCATTAAATTCCCACTGCCATTATAGATGAAGGCTTACCTCCAACCCTTTCAGAAGTCATCATCatgttacaaaaaaaattaatgtaaagTTTTCAGATTATTTTTCAGACTTTAATACAAGCCTTACCCCCACCTCTTTCAGAAGTCATCATCATGCCACCAAAAAAGTGtaaagttttcagattttttatttgatcactGAGATTTAAAATTTCATCTCAAATCTGTTCATAATTTTGCATCAAACACACAGAGCCATTTCCAATATTATGAACTGCGTTGATTTGTGATTTCAGTTTTCTACACAATCTATCCTTTGATGCTTCTCACAATACTGCCATACATTTCCGTTAAAATGGAAAACGTATCTTTCCTTTTTGTTCACTGATAAAccaaacactgatattttagcTCATCATTACAAGAAACTTctgtttaattaattaatactTACACAATTTGCAGTTAGAGCCATTGTCACAGGGAAAATACTAGCAAAAATTGATGTCATCCGTATTTTCAACCTGCAATATTATGTCTGAAAGTTGATTTTAGATTAGGTTGTCATGTGTTGAAGTCAAGTGACATTGTCTTTTTATCACATCTGTTTGAATGTGTTATTGTGATACCAACGGTCAATTTGATTTTGTAATAAGGTGTGGATATTGCGAACttcacaaaaaaaataatgacttTTTTGGTGAAGTTTCCGTTTTGATGGCACTACTGTATGTTGAGAAGACTGAATGTTCAATACTGGCACCGTGCTTAGTGGTTACAGATACATTCTAGATCCAGTGAGCATACATGACACATTCCGGTACCTTACTGCCTGTAGTTTCAGTCAACATAATAACACAGCTTCAGAGTCAAATCAGCAATGGTTTTGAGATATCGAATATATAGGGACATGCCCCAAACCATCctcttttttctcaattttgcaTGATCTGCCCGTAATTTCAGGTTCAAAGTTgactttttttatgaaaataagaaCTACAAGAACTGTTACCAAGTGTCAAAGCCTCTGGAACTCAAGCAACCAAACGTACCTCTCTCCTGTTCTTCCAAATTTGCATTCAAATACTTGTAACTCACAAACAGTAAGATTTTATCAGAGAATTGAGGGATGAAAGAGTTAAGAAACTTCATAAATCTTCCATTGTTCATTGAGTAATATACAAATTCAGTCTTGATTCAATTCTGAAAGAAATCCTGAAACTGAAAAGTAATGATAGATTTTCATAAAACGATTTTCATAATGTTTTTATCACAAATTTGTTTCAAGTTCAAGTTGACAGAATTTTCATGCTCGCTAATTTCACTGCCATGTTGAGAAAAAGCTCTTACACAAATATGTTTGCAGTAACAGCACCACTGTTGGTTAGTGACATCATACTTTATTGTCAGTTTTCAAACCTACAATAGATACAATAAGTTTTTGTCTGAAAGATATACAAGGGGATTACTAGAACCTTGCGGAACTCATTTCCCAGAAGTTTCAGatgaattttttaaaagtgCAGTCAGAATTCGTTTTCTTATCTCCCCAAACCCAGCACTATTGGCTGGTTGAATGGTCGTCTCTGGTGGTTGGTCAGAGTCATACCCATTATGCCATACCAGTATTTTGAGAATGTAGGGGGTGAAACCAATTCAAATAGATTTCAATGCTGACAGATATTACAGAAACGACACTCCTGTATATATTTGCCATACTTTTATTTGTGTGCTTTACCTGTGGACATGGACAAGACAGATTgctttatgttttatttttcaaaattgtaccTGCTACAGAAAGATTGTAGTACAATGCTTgactttttgaaacttttttcaGCAGTGATCCGATACATTCAATTGAGACAGGGAGTCTGAAATCCGTTACACGTTGCAAACTTTTCAGGAAGATGTTTTCTGTCTGTGAATCTCATTACCGTTTGTAGAGCAAGACAATGTCTTGTGTCTGGTCAGAAAGAATTGCTTACTGCCTGAGCAATAAACTTCATGAACCGTACATGATATTTGGTGTCTAGTGTTTTCTGAACATAATAAATGTTGCCTATTTCTTTGCAGGGGTCATCTGTAGACTTCAATTTCAAGTAGTTATGACTGGATATTGTATTACAAGAACATAGAACATCATTTCAATGTGAATTAGCCATCTGAACACTATCTGTGCTGCCTATCTAAAGTGACCCTACTACAAAACACATCTAACCCACACACTTTACATGACAAAATCCCAAATATTCTATCATCAGAAATCCATGAAAACTTTCTTTTCACAGAAAATATCATTTACAATAATCTTTTTCTCACCTTTCATTGCTTTTTATCTACCCTACCACTTCACCCTTCAGTAAGTTGATTTTACCAAAGTTGTCAGGTTCACATCATACAACAAGATGTCACATTCGGCTGGCCCCAAAGCAGGAACGTTGTCTAGTTTTGATGAATAAGTTTGTTCGCAAAAGCAACAACTGTCTTGACAAGACGTGTAACACGtccattgaattttgaaataattattaGTTCTGTGGTATTGTTTTTCCAATTTTAAATGGAAAAGCAAATCTACAAGTGTAGTCAACTATTGATATTCATGGAAGTTGATGATATGGCAAGATGATTTTTCAACAGTGTATACAAAACAAGACAATATAAGCTAAAAAATCTAAACCCACTCAAAAGTTTGACATGCCTTGAAGTTTTTACAGTGTATAATCTGAAACAAAGAATGGAAGTCTGCTAGCTTATGAATAGTCTATAGACTTCCCGGAGTCAGACCAAGAACGGAAGTCTGCTGGCATATGAATTTCTCAGTAGAGGAACAGTCTTCATTGAACCAAGCTGGTGAACCTCCGACCCTGTAGATTTGTTTGTAAAAAGTTAAAAAGAAGATTGTAACATGTGTAAGGGAAAATCCAGAGAGGTTTGCAGCATTTTGTCATTCTGGTTGACGTTGGTTGTTTAATGTAGAAAACATGCATacgattttttatttcaaatttacacactTTGTTGTCTGACCTTCATGtcaatgtttgttttaaatcaccATGACTGTAAAATTTctcagtaatttttttcaccgcctttttttctttattttccccCCTTGCATTTTTGCCCACCCCGCACAAGATCTGAATGTCGAACCATGACGTCTAATTGAATGCAGCAGAGGCATATTAGTTATCTGTATAGTTCACATTGCTACGACGGGTTCTAGTAATAGTTCATCCGAAAATGAATCATGATTGATGGTTTTCGTGACATTTTTCGCGCTGGGAAATGATGCAAGTGAACTTGGGACATAACAAAATCACAACTTTTAATACCTCGAAGGTGTCATTTTCTGAAAGCTATGCATTTTTATACAAACTTGTCGCGTCCGACACTATTGAAGCCTCAACTCTCAAGATTCATTTTCAACAGACGGTCTGATATAAATCAAACAAATGAATTTCAGAGAAAAGTCATAAAGAACTAATTAAAACAAATTCCATTCCTACCATTGTAATTTTGCACATTGTCTATCGTTGTCAGTTGGAGGCACTCCGTTCTGCCAACCATTGAAGCAAACAGAGGTATCATCTGTGTACTGCC
This genomic window contains:
- the LOC139140923 gene encoding membrane-associated tyrosine- and threonine-specific cdc2-inhibitory kinase-like; protein product: MNGFKSPRPTPQFFHEPAPFSHKKDLDTPRDTIPPRPPVKSAPPISRLFPHVVKEQQRAQAVSFRSSESSYMNSPHYDEGRKDLYFDQCFAIESKLGVGSFGEVFKVYSKEDGKFYAIKRSRDRFRGESDRKRKLEEVRKHEDLPKHANCVQFYKAWEEKGHLYIQTELCDQSLQQFAETNHDIPEKTIWNILIDLLEGVKHLHDHNLIHMDIKPANVFISIDGVYKLGDFGLVLDIEMGDLSEAQEGDPKYLAPELLRGKFGKPADVFSLGISVLELACDLELPKGGDPWHQLRNGNIPSQFTHDLSDDLCNVIYTMMEPDHNHRLSLDQVLAMPVVKRQRRRRRRELRLHKMWSKLLAVYHLLYTLLHTAWLTMAYPVKMVRKKRRGKSELPDITPRSQRRHPSEWDNSFSDDDCFSDEVSLTNNSIGIPIMNSSTSSEDDSMKFRMTNPSPRITCVSTPLSTDHKYSPIPRSSSPVSTFISSKIGRYTPQNSPSISFVSTNSYTPSSSSRNNSLLDSDDISFKPGIEPKNLMEVFEEAALSDSE